From Eptesicus fuscus isolate TK198812 chromosome 13, DD_ASM_mEF_20220401, whole genome shotgun sequence, the proteins below share one genomic window:
- the ATP5MG gene encoding ATP synthase subunit g, mitochondrial: MAQFVRNLAEKAPALVNAAVTYSKPRLATFWHYAKVELIPPTPAEIPTAIQSFKKIVRSAQTGSFKQLTVKEALLNGLVATEVCMWFYVGEIIGKRSIIGYNV, encoded by the exons ATGGCCCAGTTTGTCCGGAACCTCGCGGAGAAGGCCCCCGCGCTGGTGAACG ctgCTGTGACTTACTCGAAACCTCGATTGGCCACGTTTTGGCACTATGCCAAGGTTGAGCTGATTCCTCCAACCCCTGCTGAGATCCCTACAGCTATTCAGAGCTTCAAAAAAATAGTCCGGAGTGCTCAAACTGGTAGCTTCAAACAGCTCACCGTTAAG gAAGCTCTGCTGAATGGGTTGGTGGCCACTGAGGTGTGTATGTGGTTTTATGTCGGCGAGATCATCGGCAAGCGCAGCATCATTGGCTATAATGTTTAA